In Rhizobium gallicum bv. gallicum R602sp, the following proteins share a genomic window:
- a CDS encoding glycine betaine ABC transporter substrate-binding protein, which yields MSLKLMNATINVAALSFVMMFSLSPERVLGQTQSAPITFYDGGWENIQISNAIAIYMIKHGFGRQAVDVDSNVPKMQNAMRSGTMDVNLEMYNNLMAEWVSAQVTDGKIVELGETYESASQGFYVPTYVIKGDAARGIKPLAPDLSSVQDLRKYLQAFRERDPDRQSKFINCIPGWACREINLIKLATYGLDNDLKSIEPKTENELNETILKEYEAGRPFITYYWAPSALPTMIDLTLLKEPAYDPACWAAIEKLLTPFQPGVPAERACAYETIPILKYATKKMVGENPDVVAFLRAMFIGSKTMGELAAYMHKQRATPDETALYFLRNHQTTWTKWVSDPVRSRVAASLSH from the coding sequence ATGTCGTTGAAACTGATGAATGCCACGATCAACGTTGCCGCACTTTCATTTGTGATGATGTTCTCGTTAAGCCCAGAACGCGTTTTGGGGCAGACACAATCAGCGCCGATCACGTTCTACGACGGGGGATGGGAGAACATCCAAATCAGCAACGCGATTGCCATTTACATGATCAAGCACGGCTTCGGGCGCCAAGCCGTGGACGTCGATTCCAATGTTCCGAAAATGCAAAACGCGATGAGAAGCGGAACGATGGACGTCAATCTGGAAATGTACAACAACCTCATGGCGGAATGGGTGAGCGCACAGGTTACAGACGGCAAGATTGTCGAGCTCGGCGAAACTTACGAGAGTGCCTCGCAGGGCTTTTATGTTCCCACCTATGTCATCAAAGGAGATGCCGCCCGAGGCATCAAGCCCCTCGCCCCCGATCTTAGCAGCGTTCAGGATCTTCGCAAATATCTTCAAGCATTTCGCGAACGCGATCCGGACAGGCAATCCAAATTCATCAATTGCATACCCGGCTGGGCTTGCAGGGAGATTAACCTGATCAAGCTTGCGACATACGGGCTGGATAATGATCTCAAATCCATCGAACCAAAAACAGAAAATGAGCTGAACGAAACCATTCTGAAGGAATACGAGGCGGGGCGTCCGTTCATAACCTATTATTGGGCTCCCAGTGCGCTGCCGACCATGATCGACCTGACGCTTCTGAAGGAACCTGCTTACGACCCCGCTTGCTGGGCTGCAATCGAAAAGCTGCTCACGCCGTTTCAGCCTGGCGTTCCGGCTGAACGAGCTTGCGCCTATGAGACTATTCCAATCCTGAAATATGCGACGAAGAAAATGGTCGGTGAAAACCCGGACGTCGTAGCCTTCCTGCGGGCCATGTTCATCGGTTCCAAGACGATGGGCGAGCTTGCGGCTTACATGCATAAGCAAAGGGCCACGCCTGACGAGACCGCACTTTATTTTCTGAGAAATCATCAGACGACCTGGACGAAATGGGTCTCCGATCCCGTCCGATCGCGGGTTGCCGCATCGCTCTCCCACTAA
- a CDS encoding glycoside hydrolase family 15 protein, with protein sequence MTVALWSQPVADPAYGPTIGAYAPAVKPAPAFAQTDLVALSRYFSLLMMRNITSDGYVIEDPASSSVFSVPGCVIAAPSYPANTPGVDQDYVFNWVRDGAITAIEIALAGLRLVPGGGVPSLIDYVNFAALCQANAKNSATVTLGHACFTITGEVRPWSEQNDGPAIQSIAILTLFDQLDGATQTIAKQLVETNLAYLLEVYQNKTTNLWEEYEGYSFFARAVQLRFFREIARNTIGIAVPAGVADAISWLEIQLATHWNGQLYVSVLDAAAQAGYDANIDIVSSVCYGGIEPTDTKLLATAAILRRQWADPSSSNYYPINGADAAKGLGPLFGRYPGDHYDGDVAAPVVGGHPWALCTANFAEFQYRLANAIEASSAIPLDQFSEPFFAELGLGASSSAADASVALRASSDLMLRAIVYHSDHYELSEQFDGTTGYEKSVRNLTWSYASFLSAVRARSAGALAAKAKPRKSRVPRS encoded by the coding sequence ATGACAGTTGCATTATGGAGTCAGCCAGTTGCGGACCCGGCCTATGGCCCGACTATCGGCGCTTATGCGCCTGCAGTCAAACCGGCGCCCGCCTTCGCGCAGACCGATCTGGTTGCATTGTCGCGCTATTTTTCTCTTCTGATGATGCGCAACATCACAAGCGATGGCTATGTCATCGAGGATCCGGCATCGTCCAGCGTCTTTTCGGTCCCGGGCTGCGTCATCGCCGCACCCTCCTATCCAGCGAACACGCCGGGTGTCGACCAGGACTATGTTTTCAACTGGGTCCGCGATGGAGCTATTACGGCCATCGAGATCGCGCTCGCCGGCTTGCGGCTCGTTCCGGGTGGGGGTGTGCCGAGCCTGATCGACTACGTGAACTTCGCCGCGCTCTGTCAGGCGAATGCGAAGAATTCCGCGACTGTCACACTTGGCCATGCCTGCTTCACCATCACTGGTGAGGTTCGTCCGTGGTCGGAGCAGAATGACGGGCCGGCCATTCAGTCGATTGCGATCCTGACCTTGTTCGATCAGCTGGATGGTGCCACGCAGACAATCGCCAAACAATTGGTCGAGACTAACCTCGCCTATCTTCTCGAAGTTTATCAGAACAAGACCACAAATCTCTGGGAGGAATATGAGGGCTATTCCTTTTTCGCAAGAGCCGTACAGTTGCGCTTTTTCCGGGAAATTGCCAGAAACACGATTGGCATTGCGGTGCCTGCCGGGGTGGCCGATGCCATCTCTTGGCTGGAAATCCAGCTGGCTACCCACTGGAATGGGCAGCTCTATGTGAGCGTTCTGGATGCCGCAGCGCAAGCCGGTTACGACGCCAACATCGATATCGTCTCTTCGGTCTGCTATGGCGGGATCGAGCCGACCGATACCAAGCTTCTGGCAACGGCGGCCATCCTGCGGCGCCAGTGGGCCGATCCTTCGTCTTCGAACTATTACCCGATCAATGGCGCCGACGCGGCCAAAGGACTCGGTCCACTCTTCGGGCGCTATCCAGGCGACCATTACGATGGCGATGTGGCGGCTCCGGTGGTCGGCGGGCATCCCTGGGCTCTGTGCACGGCTAACTTCGCCGAGTTTCAATATCGGCTTGCCAATGCCATCGAGGCCAGCAGCGCCATCCCTCTCGATCAGTTTTCTGAACCCTTCTTCGCGGAACTGGGTCTTGGCGCATCCAGCAGCGCCGCCGACGCGTCGGTTGCCTTGCGGGCTTCGTCTGACCTCATGCTGCGCGCCATCGTCTATCACAGCGATCACTATGAACTGAGCGAACAGTTCGATGGAACCACTGGCTATGAGAAAAGCGTCCGGAACCTGACCTGGAGCTACGCCTCTTTTCTCTCTGCAGTCAGAGCCCGCTCCGCCGGCGCCCTGGCCGCCAAGGCCAAACCCCGAAAGTCGCGCGTCCCAAGATCATGA
- a CDS encoding FAD-dependent oxidoreductase has product MLFPLESALTADPKTVAASGDYDIVIIGAGISGAIIAKQAAEAGKRVLILEAGTGANRTLAGYDDLLTNFYSAASKDNQSPFPLNANAAMPRSPLRKLQAGQTDSSTYIVQSGPYVSDTTYTRIFGGTTMHWEAKTPRLLRSDFKTRTIFGQGLDWPLSFEEIEDDYRLAEREIGVSANVDDQQYLGQTFPGDYVFPMRGLPLSYLDQQVNKGIEGTSVELHGKTYPLKVRPYPQGRNSIPNPAYDGGKGYRPIGAVDTHQVEEGGRCQGNTNCVPLCPVQARYHAGKTLAKAFAVNGKSSERLVELLSQAVASKVNIDPDSGKVRTIEVKVYKDPASAAHETITVKGKVFVLGAGAIETARLMLASGLPSTSGLVGRNLMDHAYLLNWALMPQICGTMRGTSSTGGIVDLRDGPFRERQAAFAIDIHNDGWGWATGAPTSDLLELVDDRNLHGADLRRGVIDRVSRQLLLAFMIEVMPVESNRITVDPRYTDPLGNMRPILSFTVPEYTMKGAAYGRHFARTVFARLGAQDHTYYDPSDFGYVDFEKQGYAIRGGNHLAGTHIMGTTKTNSVVDKNQRSWDHENLYLVGGGSMPTIGTANVTLTLAAMCFRSSRDILKYLH; this is encoded by the coding sequence GTGCTTTTTCCCCTCGAATCGGCGCTGACAGCCGACCCCAAGACCGTCGCAGCGTCTGGCGACTACGATATCGTAATCATCGGCGCCGGCATTTCCGGAGCAATCATTGCCAAGCAGGCTGCGGAAGCGGGCAAGCGTGTCCTGATCCTTGAAGCCGGAACCGGTGCCAATCGCACTCTGGCAGGCTATGACGATCTGCTGACGAACTTCTATTCGGCAGCCTCCAAGGATAACCAGTCGCCCTTTCCGCTGAATGCGAACGCGGCCATGCCCCGCAGCCCGCTTCGCAAGCTGCAGGCGGGGCAAACCGATAGCTCGACCTATATCGTTCAATCCGGCCCTTATGTCAGCGATACGACATATACCCGTATTTTCGGCGGAACGACCATGCACTGGGAGGCGAAAACGCCCCGCCTGCTTCGCTCGGATTTCAAGACGCGCACCATTTTCGGTCAAGGGCTGGACTGGCCACTGAGCTTTGAAGAAATCGAGGATGATTACCGCCTGGCCGAGCGGGAAATCGGCGTATCGGCGAATGTCGACGACCAGCAATATCTGGGGCAGACCTTCCCGGGCGACTATGTCTTTCCCATGCGCGGCTTGCCGCTGTCCTATCTGGACCAGCAGGTCAACAAGGGCATCGAAGGCACCAGTGTCGAACTACACGGCAAAACCTATCCCCTGAAGGTCAGGCCTTATCCGCAGGGGCGCAACAGCATACCGAACCCAGCCTATGATGGTGGAAAGGGTTACCGTCCAATCGGCGCAGTCGATACGCATCAGGTCGAAGAGGGCGGTCGCTGCCAGGGCAATACCAACTGCGTACCGCTCTGTCCTGTGCAAGCGCGCTACCACGCCGGCAAAACGCTTGCCAAGGCGTTCGCGGTAAACGGGAAAAGTAGCGAGCGGCTTGTCGAACTGCTGTCGCAGGCGGTCGCATCGAAGGTCAACATCGATCCGGATAGCGGTAAAGTCCGCACTATCGAGGTGAAGGTTTACAAGGACCCGGCCTCAGCGGCCCACGAGACCATCACCGTGAAGGGCAAGGTTTTCGTGCTTGGGGCAGGCGCCATCGAAACGGCTCGTCTCATGCTGGCCTCCGGCCTGCCCAGCACCAGCGGCCTTGTCGGACGCAATCTGATGGACCATGCCTATCTCTTGAACTGGGCGCTGATGCCGCAAATCTGCGGCACGATGCGCGGAACCAGCTCGACAGGCGGTATCGTAGATCTGCGCGACGGCCCTTTCCGGGAAAGGCAGGCCGCCTTCGCCATCGATATCCATAACGACGGCTGGGGCTGGGCCACGGGGGCGCCGACCTCCGACCTTCTCGAACTGGTGGATGATCGCAACCTTCACGGGGCGGATCTTCGACGCGGCGTGATCGACAGGGTTTCGCGGCAGTTGCTGCTGGCTTTCATGATCGAGGTCATGCCGGTCGAAAGCAACCGCATCACGGTGGATCCGCGATATACTGATCCCCTGGGCAATATGCGGCCTATCCTGTCCTTCACGGTTCCAGAATATACCATGAAGGGTGCCGCCTATGGCCGTCATTTTGCGCGCACCGTCTTTGCGCGTCTGGGCGCGCAGGATCATACTTATTACGACCCCAGCGATTTCGGCTATGTGGACTTTGAGAAGCAAGGCTACGCGATCCGCGGCGGCAATCATCTGGCCGGTACCCATATCATGGGAACGACGAAGACCAATTCCGTCGTGGATAAGAACCAGCGCAGCTGGGACCATGAAAACCTCTACCTCGTGG
- a CDS encoding AMP-binding protein translates to MADLNLLRKIQEFSWRTPDHPAIEFHGEVTTYEDLAARVAAISKHFLAAGIYVGSRVGIHLRRSPDMVAAILAALNVGAAFVPLPLDSPKARNRLVAELADLNLLIVDDELHGSDFPARNRMRLNEIGFAGNPILPVAAFDEQELAYIIFTSGSTGQPKGVMVRRCNLDYFLDAIDQVVDFRRWNRILAATTFGFDISVLELLLPLANGGTLILADDHQSRSSDALIKLVEGRERCLIQATPAMWRMIVSSGWIPNCNVGAICGGEVLPTQLARELFDRSKAAWNLYGPTETTIWSFYHCISEADFADPGKAVPIGYPLPGTSYAIEKADGELGDGELRIDGPGVSGGYFRRPDLNEGKFTSALENGPFDRFMTGDLVVERNDGCLMYVGRKDRQVKLNGFRIEPGEIERALDRLPFVEQSAVKLTETRSSEKCLTAFIVAPQLDERVESWGAVWDAAYDLHGQTSIAEGTGYTSTFTGKPIGETQIKAWAQATADRVLGFSPGSVLDIGCGVGLLGERLLREGLVEYQGCDLSSAAVAAAQKRLAQQFGQSPRWQLSCVPANEIRSAVSGPFDLVLLNSVVQYFPDEDYLAAVLQQAIALCRHGGKIVVGDIPAASMKPVMARIAAEAATNDGSGDADVEQWIKTIGRGELWLDPADFARITQSQRRVAATDLDLRLGESDDEMTRFRYDAVLHLDSDERTPCHVAAVYDFEKDVPKAGDLSEWLKTVPDAFILRQIPNPRVLGKTVQRQHDPIASVERDEAQVLPLTPTSDLTLEDFRRWGTAKRRAVRIMWSEPITKGSVDLCVTPLDSFSSLFERRHLSRILGHQMPQSVSWSINRQRDYKVRKLLAEILPHYMIPSQFVYLSKMPLTYNGKLDYKALQTVDLPQFSQERENELPDGSNRDRIAAMWSALLSIDQPPLDLSFFLAGGSSMLTVELARRLSNAYGVDVSVVDLFVHTTIIGQAEHVERLLNNRSAERTERANNKIIDAASRRHNAALARRSARVSLRE, encoded by the coding sequence ATGGCCGACTTAAACTTGCTGCGCAAAATTCAAGAATTCAGCTGGCGAACTCCTGATCACCCAGCGATAGAGTTTCACGGCGAAGTTACCACCTATGAAGACCTCGCCGCTCGCGTGGCTGCAATATCCAAGCATTTTCTCGCAGCCGGCATTTATGTCGGTTCGCGCGTCGGCATCCATCTTCGACGCTCTCCCGACATGGTTGCTGCGATTCTCGCAGCTCTAAATGTCGGGGCCGCGTTTGTCCCATTGCCCTTGGATTCGCCAAAAGCAAGAAACAGACTGGTTGCCGAATTGGCTGATCTCAATCTGTTGATCGTCGATGACGAACTTCATGGCAGCGATTTTCCCGCCCGCAACCGCATGCGGCTGAACGAAATTGGCTTTGCTGGCAATCCCATTCTGCCAGTCGCTGCTTTCGATGAGCAGGAGTTGGCTTACATCATATTCACGTCCGGATCGACCGGCCAGCCCAAGGGCGTGATGGTTAGACGGTGCAATCTCGACTACTTCCTGGATGCGATCGACCAGGTCGTGGATTTTCGCAGATGGAACAGGATCCTGGCGGCGACGACGTTTGGGTTCGATATTTCTGTGCTTGAGCTGCTTCTTCCGCTGGCCAATGGCGGTACCTTGATTCTTGCCGATGATCATCAATCGAGAAGCAGCGATGCCCTGATCAAGCTCGTGGAAGGGCGAGAGCGATGCCTGATCCAGGCAACACCAGCTATGTGGCGCATGATCGTTTCCTCGGGTTGGATTCCAAACTGCAATGTCGGCGCCATCTGCGGAGGAGAAGTTCTCCCGACCCAATTGGCCCGAGAATTATTCGATCGTTCAAAGGCCGCATGGAACCTCTATGGCCCGACCGAGACGACCATTTGGTCGTTCTACCATTGCATCTCGGAAGCAGATTTTGCAGATCCCGGAAAAGCGGTGCCAATTGGCTATCCTTTGCCAGGGACGAGCTACGCGATTGAGAAGGCCGATGGCGAACTCGGGGATGGTGAGCTGCGCATCGATGGCCCCGGTGTAAGTGGAGGTTATTTCCGACGCCCGGACCTGAATGAAGGGAAATTCACAAGTGCGTTGGAGAACGGGCCGTTTGACCGCTTCATGACGGGCGATCTGGTCGTCGAGCGCAATGATGGCTGTTTGATGTATGTCGGACGCAAAGATCGCCAGGTGAAGCTAAACGGGTTTCGTATCGAGCCTGGAGAAATCGAAAGAGCGCTCGATCGTCTGCCGTTCGTAGAACAATCGGCAGTCAAGCTCACTGAAACGAGGTCGAGTGAAAAGTGCCTGACCGCGTTCATTGTTGCTCCGCAGCTTGACGAGAGGGTCGAGAGCTGGGGCGCGGTCTGGGATGCGGCCTATGACCTCCATGGGCAAACAAGTATTGCCGAGGGAACGGGATATACATCGACCTTCACCGGAAAACCGATCGGCGAAACCCAAATCAAGGCGTGGGCGCAGGCAACCGCAGATCGCGTCTTAGGGTTTTCTCCCGGCAGTGTCCTCGATATCGGCTGCGGCGTGGGCTTACTTGGCGAGCGCCTCTTAAGGGAAGGCCTGGTCGAATATCAGGGCTGTGATCTGTCGAGTGCGGCTGTCGCAGCAGCCCAAAAGCGGCTGGCGCAGCAATTTGGACAATCCCCCCGCTGGCAATTGTCCTGCGTGCCGGCCAACGAAATTCGCAGCGCTGTGTCAGGGCCTTTTGACCTCGTCCTGCTGAATTCCGTAGTCCAGTACTTTCCAGACGAAGACTATCTGGCCGCCGTTTTGCAGCAGGCGATTGCGCTTTGCCGACATGGTGGAAAGATCGTCGTTGGCGACATTCCTGCCGCATCCATGAAGCCGGTTATGGCACGCATTGCCGCGGAGGCTGCCACAAATGACGGCAGTGGTGATGCAGATGTCGAACAGTGGATCAAGACCATCGGCCGTGGCGAGCTCTGGCTCGATCCGGCCGACTTCGCACGGATCACACAGAGCCAACGAAGAGTGGCTGCCACCGACTTGGATCTGCGACTTGGTGAAAGCGATGATGAAATGACGCGCTTTCGTTACGATGCAGTATTGCATCTAGATTCGGACGAACGGACCCCCTGCCACGTCGCGGCGGTTTACGACTTCGAGAAAGATGTGCCGAAGGCGGGCGATCTGTCGGAATGGCTGAAAACGGTTCCGGACGCATTCATCTTGCGACAGATCCCCAACCCACGAGTTCTTGGCAAAACGGTACAGAGACAGCATGACCCTATTGCCTCTGTCGAGCGCGATGAAGCTCAAGTTTTGCCCTTAACTCCGACGTCAGACCTTACCCTTGAGGATTTTCGCAGATGGGGAACAGCAAAACGGCGGGCAGTTCGCATCATGTGGAGTGAACCGATCACAAAGGGCAGTGTCGATCTCTGCGTAACACCGCTTGATAGTTTCTCGTCTCTCTTCGAGCGGAGACATCTATCTCGGATCCTCGGTCATCAGATGCCTCAATCGGTGAGTTGGTCGATCAATCGGCAACGTGATTACAAAGTAAGAAAGCTATTGGCCGAAATTCTGCCGCACTACATGATCCCCTCACAGTTCGTCTATCTTTCAAAAATGCCTCTCACCTACAACGGAAAGCTAGACTACAAGGCGCTTCAAACAGTTGATCTCCCCCAGTTCTCACAGGAAAGGGAAAACGAGCTGCCAGATGGAAGCAACCGTGATCGCATCGCCGCCATGTGGTCAGCTCTTTTGAGCATAGATCAGCCGCCGCTGGACCTCTCCTTCTTCCTCGCTGGCGGTTCATCCATGTTGACTGTCGAACTCGCAAGACGATTGTCTAACGCGTATGGCGTGGATGTGAGCGTCGTTGACCTTTTTGTTCATACGACGATCATCGGTCAGGCGGAGCACGTGGAGAGGTTATTGAACAATCGCTCAGCGGAAAGAACGGAGAGAGCGAACAACAAGATCATCGATGCTGCGAGCCGTCGGCACAACGCCGCGCTGGCGAGAAGGTCAGCGAGAGTTTCGCTGCGGGAGTGA